One Ureaplasma urealyticum serovar 8 str. ATCC 27618 genomic window carries:
- the ruvX gene encoding Holliday junction resolvase RuvX: MRKLALDLGTKSCGFAISDLLGIIASGLDNFIYEENDFIAVLAKIDEIMINYHHEIDTIVLGYPTNVYDGSKNKRTYLIESFYTLLKQHFLNHEKIKIVYEDERFSTKIATQRLKNSCVKAAKIKKVKDKMSAVVILESYLSKNHFN; encoded by the coding sequence ATGCGTAAATTAGCACTTGATTTAGGAACAAAATCATGTGGTTTTGCGATTAGTGATTTATTAGGAATAATTGCTAGTGGACTTGATAATTTTATCTATGAAGAAAATGATTTTATAGCTGTTTTAGCTAAAATTGATGAAATCATGATTAATTATCATCATGAAATTGACACAATCGTTTTAGGTTATCCAACTAATGTTTATGATGGATCAAAAAACAAACGAACATATTTAATTGAATCATTTTATACATTATTAAAACAACACTTTTTAAATCATGAAAAAATTAAAATTGTTTATGAGGATGAACGTTTTAGTACTAAAATTGCAACACAACGTTTAAAAAATAGTTGTGTTAAAGCAGCTAAAATTAAAAAAGTTAAAGATAAAATGAGTGCTGTTGTTATTTTGGAAAGTTATTTAAGTAAAAATCATTTTAATTAA
- the leuS gene encoding leucine--tRNA ligase, whose amino-acid sequence MYNHNKIEKKWQKYWLDNKTFKFVDNPNNPKKFYVLDMFPYPSGKGLHVGHPKGYTATDVISRFKRLNGYDVLHPIGWDAFGLPAEQYALETNNHPHTFTQQNIKIFRKQLQMIGFDFDYDKEVDTTDPQFYQWTQWIFVQLYKHNLAEIQDIDVNWCENLGTVLSNEEVVLNDKNERVSERGGHPVVRKPMKQWVLKIVDYADKLLDGLNEVEFSESLKSLQRNWIGKSIGTNVQFKIKDSHLALDVFTTRIDTIYGAQYLVVAPEHPILKSIVSEQQASVVQAYVDQTKKISDLDRIADTNKTGVFSGTYAINPINQEIIPIWVSDYVLMNFATGAVMGVPAHDERDYAFAKKYDLPIKSVIDTKQSLPYTGDGLHINSPMINGLNIEQSQNILNDYLVKNHLAKKVVNYKLRNWIFSRQRYWGEPFPVLFDENNQIKIIEDLPVLLPNLDEFKPSKTGESPLANAQEWLYVEIDGKKYRRETNTMPQWAGSSWYFLAYILKNEDGSYTPLNSEEAKKRFAKWLPVDVYIGGQEHAVLHLLYARFWHRFLYDIGVVPTKEPFYKVINQGMILGENNEKMSKSKGNVINPDDIIASHGSDTLRIYEMFMGPLTASLPWSPDGLDAMRKWLDRVYRLYHNLSELEVVEDVNKLNEEIIIAYHTLIKNYTKAINEQAFNIAISEMMVFVNVLYKNKVINYKLLDNFLILLSCFAPHLAEELYSLNHSESVCLQKMPIYDEQKIIAQNVTIPIQINGKLKHTINVLRDTNAEQLINLALACEQVKQAIGDQPIKKQIVVVNKIINFVI is encoded by the coding sequence ATGTATAATCACAATAAAATTGAAAAAAAATGACAAAAATATTGACTAGATAATAAGACTTTTAAATTTGTTGATAATCCTAACAATCCTAAGAAATTTTATGTATTAGATATGTTTCCATATCCTAGTGGAAAAGGATTACATGTTGGTCATCCCAAGGGTTATACAGCAACTGATGTAATTAGTCGTTTTAAACGTTTGAATGGTTATGATGTTTTACACCCAATTGGTTGAGATGCTTTTGGTTTACCAGCAGAACAATATGCTTTAGAAACAAATAATCACCCTCATACTTTTACGCAACAAAATATTAAAATTTTTCGCAAACAATTACAAATGATCGGTTTTGATTTTGACTATGATAAAGAAGTTGATACAACCGATCCCCAATTCTATCAATGAACGCAATGGATTTTTGTGCAATTATATAAACATAATTTAGCTGAAATTCAAGATATTGATGTTAATTGATGTGAAAATTTAGGGACTGTTTTAAGTAATGAAGAAGTCGTTTTAAATGATAAAAACGAGCGTGTGAGTGAACGGGGTGGTCATCCTGTTGTTCGTAAACCAATGAAGCAATGAGTTTTAAAAATTGTTGATTATGCAGATAAGTTATTAGACGGTTTGAATGAAGTTGAATTTAGTGAATCATTAAAATCATTACAACGCAATTGAATTGGTAAATCAATTGGTACTAATGTGCAATTCAAGATTAAAGATTCACATTTAGCACTTGATGTGTTTACCACACGAATTGATACAATTTATGGAGCACAATATTTAGTAGTTGCACCAGAACATCCAATTCTTAAATCAATTGTTAGTGAGCAACAAGCTAGTGTTGTTCAAGCATATGTCGATCAAACAAAAAAAATAAGCGATTTAGATCGAATTGCTGATACTAATAAAACTGGTGTTTTTAGTGGAACATATGCCATTAATCCAATCAATCAAGAAATCATTCCAATTTGAGTAAGTGATTATGTTTTAATGAATTTTGCAACAGGGGCTGTTATGGGTGTACCAGCTCATGATGAACGTGATTATGCTTTTGCTAAAAAATATGATTTACCAATTAAAAGTGTAATTGATACAAAACAATCATTACCATATACAGGTGATGGTTTACATATTAACTCACCAATGATTAATGGTTTAAATATTGAACAATCCCAAAATATTTTAAATGATTACTTAGTTAAAAATCATTTAGCAAAAAAAGTTGTAAACTATAAATTACGTAATTGAATTTTTAGTCGTCAACGTTATTGAGGCGAACCATTCCCAGTTTTATTTGATGAAAATAATCAAATTAAAATCATCGAAGATTTGCCTGTTTTATTACCAAATTTAGATGAATTCAAACCTTCTAAAACTGGTGAATCTCCTCTTGCTAATGCTCAAGAGTGATTATATGTAGAAATTGATGGTAAAAAATATCGCCGTGAAACAAATACAATGCCACAATGAGCAGGCTCATCATGATATTTTTTAGCTTATATTTTAAAAAATGAAGATGGTTCATACACGCCATTAAATAGTGAAGAAGCTAAAAAACGTTTTGCTAAATGATTGCCAGTTGATGTTTATATTGGTGGGCAAGAACATGCTGTTTTACATTTACTATATGCTCGTTTTTGACATCGTTTCTTATATGATATTGGTGTAGTACCAACAAAAGAACCATTTTATAAAGTAATTAATCAAGGAATGATTTTAGGCGAAAATAATGAAAAAATGTCTAAATCAAAAGGAAATGTTATTAATCCTGATGATATTATTGCTTCGCATGGGTCAGATACATTAAGAATTTATGAAATGTTTATGGGACCATTAACAGCTTCACTACCATGAAGTCCAGATGGATTAGATGCGATGCGAAAATGATTAGATCGTGTTTATCGTTTATACCATAATTTAAGTGAACTAGAAGTTGTTGAAGATGTTAATAAGCTAAATGAAGAAATAATTATTGCATATCACACTTTAATTAAAAATTACACAAAAGCAATTAATGAACAGGCATTTAATATTGCTATTAGTGAAATGATGGTTTTTGTTAATGTTTTATATAAAAATAAAGTCATTAATTATAAGTTACTAGATAATTTTTTAATTTTACTTTCATGCTTTGCTCCACATTTAGCAGAAGAATTATATAGTTTAAACCACTCTGAATCTGTTTGTTTACAAAAAATGCCTATTTATGATGAACAAAAAATTATTGCTCAAAATGTTACAATTCCAATTCAAATTAATGGTAAATTAAAGCACACAATCAATGTTTTAAGAGATACAAATGCTGAACAATTAATTAATTTAGCATTAGCTTGCGAACAAGTTAAACAAGCAATTGGGGATCAACCAATTAAAAAACAGATCGTTGTTGTTAATAAAATTATTAATTTTGTTATTTAA